The proteins below are encoded in one region of Candidatus Zixiibacteriota bacterium:
- a CDS encoding reactive intermediate/imine deaminase (has endoribonuclease activity on mRNA), producing MRGKVISTDSAPGAVGLYSQAVRVNGMVFCSGQIPIDPTSGQLVDGDAEKQATQIIENLKAVLESAGLGLEHVVKTTVYMVSLDDYAAVNEVYKKYFPKDPPARAAVAVRELPKRARLEIEAIAAE from the coding sequence ATGCGAGGTAAAGTTATCAGCACAGATTCCGCTCCCGGAGCTGTCGGGCTGTACAGCCAGGCGGTCAGGGTCAACGGCATGGTTTTCTGCTCGGGACAGATTCCGATAGATCCCACAAGCGGTCAACTTGTCGATGGCGATGCTGAAAAACAGGCCACACAAATCATTGAAAACCTGAAGGCGGTCCTCGAGTCGGCCGGCCTTGGATTGGAACACGTTGTCAAGACAACTGTTTATATGGTCAGTTTAGACGATTACGCGGCGGTAAATGAAGTCTATAAGAAGTACTTTCCGAAAGATCCGCCGGCCCGAGCGGCAGTGGCTGTCAGGGAGCTTCCCAAAAGAGCGCGTCTCGAGATCGAAGCTATCGCGGCAGAATAA
- a CDS encoding OsmC family peroxiredoxin → MLEAEISWAKNRRFIAVGKSSGHAIMLDTPEKSGGENLGIKPTEAFLIGIAGCTAVDMVNILSKMRIELTLCEVKIEATQKEDYPKYFDHGKIIYTLSGKDLDEKKARKAVDLSMDKYCAVSQSVKGRMEISTEIRIV, encoded by the coding sequence ATGCTGGAAGCTGAAATAAGCTGGGCAAAAAACCGCAGGTTCATCGCGGTCGGGAAATCATCCGGCCACGCGATCATGCTGGACACACCCGAGAAATCCGGCGGGGAAAATCTCGGGATCAAGCCGACCGAGGCATTTCTGATCGGGATTGCCGGTTGCACCGCGGTGGATATGGTCAATATACTGAGTAAGATGAGGATCGAGCTGACCCTCTGCGAGGTCAAAATTGAAGCCACGCAAAAAGAGGACTACCCGAAATATTTCGATCACGGCAAAATCATCTACACCCTCTCGGGGAAAGACCTGGATGAAAAAAAAGCGCGCAAGGCAGTGGATCTCTCGATGGATAAATACTGTGCCGTATCACAATCGGTTAAGGGCAGAATGGAAATTTCGACCGAAATAAGAATCGTTTAA
- a CDS encoding PDZ domain-containing protein: MKIENQEKRRKAMKVLNRSTFIVSLIGLLVLFAAVNLYAATIGTEKASSRKAWIGIYMQDLNDDIAKAFGLEFDEGVLINGVVDDSPAEKYGLEEGDVIVSFDDRVVDDSGDLTRALKQKQPGDEIKIKILRDNNEKDVALTLGETVELKDKTFTLKKSPKVFYNWKSKMPSSTTFLGVGLQSLNKQLAEYFDVKEGVLISEVMEESPAEKAGLKAGDVILEIDDKEVSSPGDVTKIVKKHEKGDKLNIEVSRRGQNMALAIELEERELDEEWFGWHSGMNQYQVAPNIPDVKLLLKDLDLEALNDLDLDELNEELEEDMEELREELEQLREELNDLKKEIR; this comes from the coding sequence ATGAAAATAGAAAATCAAGAAAAAAGGAGAAAAGCTATGAAGGTTCTTAATCGAAGCACTTTTATTGTCTCATTGATCGGCCTGCTCGTGTTGTTTGCCGCGGTCAACCTCTATGCTGCCACGATCGGTACCGAAAAGGCCTCATCCAGAAAAGCCTGGATCGGTATCTATATGCAGGATTTAAATGACGATATCGCCAAAGCATTCGGCCTTGAGTTCGATGAGGGGGTTCTGATCAACGGTGTTGTCGATGATTCACCGGCGGAAAAATACGGTCTCGAGGAAGGCGACGTAATCGTCAGTTTCGACGACCGTGTGGTCGATGATTCCGGAGATTTGACCAGGGCTCTCAAGCAAAAACAGCCTGGTGATGAGATCAAGATCAAGATCCTGCGCGACAACAATGAAAAAGATGTCGCTCTGACTTTGGGTGAAACAGTCGAGCTCAAGGACAAAACTTTCACCCTCAAGAAATCTCCCAAGGTGTTTTACAACTGGAAGAGCAAGATGCCCTCATCGACAACCTTCCTGGGAGTAGGCCTGCAGTCGTTAAATAAACAGTTAGCTGAATATTTCGATGTCAAGGAAGGTGTTTTGATCTCCGAAGTGATGGAAGAGTCTCCTGCCGAGAAAGCCGGTCTCAAAGCCGGAGATGTTATCCTCGAAATTGATGACAAAGAAGTCAGTTCACCGGGCGATGTCACCAAAATAGTGAAAAAACATGAAAAAGGTGACAAGCTGAACATCGAAGTCTCCCGCAGGGGCCAGAATATGGCTCTGGCTATCGAACTCGAGGAACGGGAACTCGATGAGGAATGGTTCGGGTGGCATTCCGGGATGAACCAGTACCAGGTCGCCCCCAACATTCCGGATGTCAAATTACTGCTTAAAGATCTCGACCTGGAAGCCCTCAACGACCTCGATCTGGATGAACTCAATGAGGAACTGGAAGAAGATATGGAGGAATTGCGCGAAGAACTCGAACAACTGCGCGAGGAACTCAATGATTTGAAAAAAGAAATACGCTGA